The window AGTCGAACTCGAGTCAAAATTATATAGTTCTACTTGAAAAAAGTTCGAATGTGTTAGAGTTCGATATATACTGAATTCTAGCCTTATATTTTTACTGAAATTCGACTCGATTCTATTCGTTTACGCCCTTAGTTCCAAGTTTTTCGTGTACAGCTCGTACGAATCTTTTCCAGATTATTAAACACATTTTGGGCTCTTTCTTGTTATTGCTGTAAACTCTTTCGTAGATTCCCTAAAGTGGCCGGTAAGTGTATTGAGTTTTGCATTGTGCTAGTTACCTGCTTACTTCTCCTGCAATTTCCAGTGTCAGGTTGAATCCTATTTTGGAGTATTTGGATTTCGATTTAGCCATGTGAACAATAATACTAGTTAACCTGCAAGAAAGCAAGGTCAGCATTCCAAATTTCCCATGGTGTAGTGTACTCTACTACCTAGTACCTTGTAAAGCTATAGCAAAAGAATCTAGCTAGTTTCATAAATCGGTGGAGCACTTGGTATGTTGGTGGCTTCGTCACAAGATTATGCGGGGTGGGACAAGGGCCAGTTACGTTCACGTGGGCTCACAATACTTATTATTTTGCGTACATTAGCATGCACTAAAGAATTCATACTTCAGGCATACATACTAGTTTGAATGATATTTTAATTCGTAAATCTTTACAATCACCATTTTTTTTGGTTGTTGCCATTCATAAATGAATTTGTAATTTTAACattaattaaaagattatttgAGAAGATTATTGTAACGATCATGGGCCGTAAAGCTGGTCTAACAAGAAGAGACTCAGTTCATTCCTATACATCACTAGAGTCGTAGGTAGGTACAACATGGGTTATAGTCTATGTCCATACACCGTCATTCATAGAATATGTCACCCCTGGAAAGTGGTTTCTTCCATCTCTCCCAACACTTGAACTCAAGACCTCCAGACTTAAGTACCTAGATTCTTAAAGTGTTGGGTGCATAGGCATAACGGAATCTCATGTTGGGTCAACCTACGACTCGTGGTTGTCACAATTATTGAAAGTTTTTTCATGGAATATGTTTTTATACAAATTTTGTTCATCCTTGAAATCCAATATCAAGTTTGaacaaataatttaatcaaCTACCTttttgtgaatatatatatatatatatatagaaaatccAACAAGTAAACAATTTTTCAAAGTGAGTACCTAACTTAGGATAAGTGATGGTAGAGtctcaatcaaattattttttttccaattagaGATGAAAAAGTACCCAAAATGCAATGAGATTTTTACTTTAGGTGAGAACCTAAGGCTAAAGGCTACGAGTGTAGATAggctttccaagatttcaaagtCTTCATAGAGTGTCCATTAAGTTATTAATCGTTAGAGATGGATCATGTGGTTGGGACAATTGTTTATTATAAAGAATGTGGGAAGGATAATAATTGGTGGAGTCGGAGTTCACTTTCTAGCTTAATTATGTCATACCTTGAAAAATTTATTGCTTTAGttttaatttagttttcatttaataactttgattttttttttccttactaAATCTattgaatattatttatttgatactGATGTTCTCGTACGTTACTCATATGACGAGAAAAAAGTTATACTACACATATTAAGAGTAACAACGAGCTTTTTTTCTCTCATTCTAAAATATTAGGtgttttttgttttactttcatccttattttttattagatgaattttaattaatatagaacataaaatttattctcGTCACATGAACCAATTAAGACAACATCGATGTCAAATAAATTGGATTTAGGGATTTATGAGAAAAACATAGATTTTCCTCTTATCCTTATAGAAATAATTATTGTTGCAATAGCTATTCAAATTTTCCACCAAACATGATGGGCCAACCAGCAAAACACTTGTCCGGCACTATTTGAATAACCACAATAATTTGATACCAcaaagttaaattattttaatgagacgatcttataaatttttatatatgaaataGGTCAACCCTgcagatattcacaataaaaagtaatactcttagcataataagtaatatttttcatagatgacccaaataagagatccgcaTCACAAATCTTTGAGATCGTCTCACTGTATTTTAACAAATATAATgagtttatatatattattaaaatccataaacaatgACTTTATTCATTGGCTACGTCTACACATTCCGCACCACCCAATCAAACCCACAAATTATATGTTGGCGTTATATGGTTGACATAATAAATCCATCGCTATTTNTTAATTAAATCACCAGTAATTACATCCATCAACCACGATGGGTCAAAATTATAAGCAGTTTTCACAATTATTGTATGACTCCATTTagatataataatttcaaattatagtATGATCATTTTTTACTTTTATCATTATGATATTACcgttatttgaatataaatcgaattaattatataaaaaaaattatagaagcACACAATGCATATGCCTGATATCTTTTAAGCTTTTTGATGcacattattttcaatatttcaagataaattaaatttataatttattacttcCTAAAAGTATATCACTAAAAAAGTCATCCCCGCCATGACCAATtagcttattttattaaaaattaattacgtTACATAATAACGTTTAAAAATCCagattttaccaaaaaaatggTTATAGGACTTAATTAAATACTCAAACCTAGTTTAAACAAATAGCATATGTAATTATTAATTCACTCGATCGCATTTACTTATCTTTATGAAccattttcttataattatCATGGATTTTCTGGGATTAAAAATCCACCACATTGTTTTGATTACAAGAATACTTTTAGTATAGCACAcatattgaatatatttttttaggcaaaaacttgtgtgagacagtctcacgggtcgtatttgtgagacggatctcttatttgggtcattcatgaaaaagtattactttttatgctaagagcatTACTTTtgattgtgaatatgggtaggattgacccgtctcacatattaagatccgtgatattgtctcacatgagacccacacatttttttgtttgaatcacgtattgaatattttttgtttggtGCAATAATCATCAATGTTATGAGAGCGGTTCATCGCTATCattagttataattttttataaaacgaCGAACGTTCGGCTCTAATTTTTAGATATCCTTTTAGTCTTACATTTTTTGCGTCAATTTTTGACGACTCCATAGTGTGGTTTTCTAACTAGACTATCCCTTTTTAGGGtttgaaatttaatttcttCCAGTAGTGGCGATGTCTTTGtcaagataaaaataaataaacaaattacaTAAATGAGACTAATATAACCATAGCAGTAATATTATAGTTCAAATTGCATTAACTATTTAAATGAGCCACCTACGTTGGTAAATATGGTGAGAAAATATTATCTTTCAAATATAAGTTATCTACATTTGTACATAGTTTTCACTAATATTAAATCGTTCGTCGTAATTTTTTAATACcatataaaagaaaaattcgACCAAATATTACAAATGTGATTACAATACATATATACATGATGCATATAATTACGGTTCTTAACACCAACACCTCCTAATTTTGACTTTGTTAACATTCCCTACATATCCAGAGCTTATTTCATGCTCTCGTGCTCAAAATTTGTAAGTTCACGAGCGCAAGCGCGCTACAACCTagtgtgatacccttgtcccacatctgaaaaatcaaagatttaaaatgagtttataatggcttacaatggacttctataacaacttgggttaatcattttcgtaaagcgatgacgaatacgaagtagttgctataaggGCCCAtcgtgcagtcacgcaggcgcggacCCGGGCTCGGGACGTGACACCTAGCGTTATTTCATACTCGAGATTTCTTCGTTCGGGAACGTGACACATACTGCCCTATATCTATATGCTTAAGACTTTTGCTCGAGATAGACGTACGAGTACTACTAAACATAATTGTAATAAACTTTTTTAATCCCAATAAATTAGAAACAAATCATATCTTATCGAatttaattcaacaaaaattatgtataatcttttatttaaaataaaccaaatttTTTGACACAACATGGTGGCACGCTGCATTGAACTTTATTAAATATCTGCATTTGCTCAGGCTTATCCTAGGCTATAGGCATATGTCGTCTGCCGCATATTCAGTTTGTGTCCGGAAAGTAGGTACAGCTCATATTTCAGAAACATGTGTGCCTCACTATATTCTCAAATGTTTGTATAATTTGGGACCGGTCCAtctcattttaaaacttttccACAATCGAGTATATCGCTACATATTGTTACTTTAAAATGTGAAATTCTCACGTTATTTAAAGGTGACCATGTATCAAAATGTGTCGCATAACTGCATAACCAGTCCAATTTAATTGGAGAAACTTTGGTACTTAGATAGTTACAGATTGAgtatgtttcttgtgagacggtctcacgaatctttatctgtgagacggatcaaccctaccgatattcacaataaaaagtaatacttttagcctaaaaagtaatacattttcatagatgacccaaataagatatctgtctcacaaaatacgacccgttagaccgtctcacacaagtttttgccttacaGATTACCTTAAAAATCACGAGATAGATTTAACTTTCCGATTATTCACCAACAATTTTACAAAGAAATAAAAAGTTgcacattaaattttaatactTGGATGTAATTATGTAAGCATGCAAGGCATGGCCGGATGTCATTAAACGTTGGGATGAAACAGGCATAtgacaaataaatataattgttGTCAGAAACAAAATTTATGTCGTAACCTGGAGTATTCAATAGAGATATTTTAACCAAAACTTGTGACACTGGGAAAAAACTATAAAGTAGAGAAGGCTAGAAAGGATCATCCACAGCATTGGAGTAAGCATGAAAAAACTTGGTTCTGGTGCTGGAATCCAACCCTCCAAAAGCCAAAATTAAGGATAACTAAGCCCTTTTTTCGGTGTTACCCACATTCATATTGTGATCTTCACATCCACAACTTTCCATTTGATCATCTGTCCTATCCCCCTGATATACAACCAGGCCCCCACTTCAGCATTGTCAAACAGATGTCGAAAGCAGAGAGGGCGATCACTTTTACCTGATTCGACATTATAATGCTTCAAACAGACTACACACAAAAGTAAAACTCCATTGATGTTTAGTAAATCTTGAACCGCAACTGCATACAAAACCACAGTTCTTGTACATAGTTTTCGATTCTCAAGTACAACACTAAATGAGAGAAATTATGTAGAAGTTGTGTAAATATTGAACGTCATCGCACAAAAAGTCATATGGTTGCGTTTTCCTCGGATCTCAAGCCAAATGCTAAAAATAAGTGAAACTCTGTTTTAGTgtaaatcataaaacattacTGAGTTAAAACTAGAGTTATCTCGGTTCTTGAGTTAAAACTGGGGacactttttaaaaataaactcagAGACATAAGCATTCAACTTTATTTACAAGAATTTAGACGTTTTACATTCCACGCATAGGAAGGTTACTTGATGATAAAACAATGCCACCAGATATGCCTTGTATAGTTTTCTATCCAAACATATAACACAATATCAATCCATGCAAATGATACAATTCTTCTAATCTGAATAGCTATCAAAGTCAAACAACAATTTTTCCAGTCAAAGAAAAAGTAAGTAAACAATATGCTTGATGGAGTTTGAAGCAACTGGACTAATAAAATATGATCAAACATGGACTTTTTTTGTGTCTGAAGTGCAGAATATTCGGGCCTTTACTTTTTCAAGAAAAagctaaagaaaaaaaaataccagGCATATTTAGCCAAAAACTTACATCACAGAAGAGGCAAAAAGCTAAAACAGGATTCTCACTTTCTGTTTCAGTGATGCTCTGAGGCATCCAGTAGGGGCCATCTTAAAGTTTTCGATCTCCAGCGAACCTGAGTTTTTCATGGAGTATGACATTAGTTTGTACAATCAATGGAGGGTAGAAATTAGGGGTGAATGGAACTCATTGATTCCATAGTTAAAAAGGTAAGTACCTTGAGAACATAGAATATTTATCGTACAAAAGCATGCAGAATCGTATTTGGCCAAATTGAAGTTAAAAAGTAGTGAAACAATGGACTTACTACTGGGGTATAATGGTACCAATCTGTTTGCTCAAGAAAGCTAAAAAAGTATATGTGCATATTTTTCCCCCTAAGATTCAATTGTCACTCACCTCATATCCCATCTTCTCATCTCTTTTCGTATCCCAAATTTCTGGATCCGTATCTGCTCAAGCATGTCGCACATAACCCAACTGAAATGAATTTGCTTCGGTTTAATACTAGGTGTAGCATAGTATAAAATCAAAGCTGATCCTGTAAAGTGGTAGGTCTCCTTTTTCTTCTATATATACATCTCCATTAAGAAATTAAGGATGGCTAAGAAAAATCCTCAAGCGCTCatttctaaacaaaatattctacCATATCCACTTCAAAGCATTTCTTAACTGCTTAAACCACTCTTTAAAGTCTCTCCCATATTGTTCACTTCTTAGTTTATTATTCAAAATCTAATCTTCTCTTCGTTCCCCTTCAATTTGTAGAACTATGAGACATGTTCACTCTAAATATCATAACAGCTTCAAACAAAAAGTTCTAGTCTTCAGAGTTCTACTATTTTTCTTGCATGGCTTCGCAATCCATAGAGAGCACCCTTTTTCTAACCACAACTTTGTTTCCACTACTGAGTCTCCACACTTGGTCCCATCGATCATGCCATCTACAATAGGAATCCTGACATTTGATGGGCACTTAAGTTTTGAGAACATCGATCATGCAGCCAAGGACTTTGGCAATAGATACCATCTAATGCCATCTGcagttttatacccaaaatCCATTTCCGATATTTCCTCTatcattaaatatattttttgtatggATAAAAGTTCACAACTTACAGTTGCAGCTAGAGGACGTGGTCACTCCCTAGAAGGCCAAGCACAGGCATATGGTGGTGTTGTTATTAACATGGAATCTCTACAGATGCCGGAAATGAGTTTTCACATTGGAAAATGTCCCTATGTCGATGTATCAGCTGGACAACTTTGGATTAGCATCCTCCATGCTAGTCTTGAAAAAGGATTGGCTCCGAAATCATGGACTGATTATCTTCATCTAACAGTTGGGGGCACTTTATCAAATGCTGGAATCAGTGGGCAAGCATTTCGGCACGGACCACAGATTAACAATGTCTACCAACTAGAAGTAGTAACAGGTTGGAGCTATACATGCAATGCACCATTTCTGGTGATAAAAAAGTGATACAAACAAATTTATGGTTTATGCGCAAGAGTATTTTGACAATTAAAAGTATTAATGCgggcaaaaaaattaaaaggtgCTCATCTTACTCATTTTATGTAGGTAGGGGAGAAGTGTTAACttgttcaaaaaataataatactgaCCTCTTCCATGCTGTACTTGGAGGACTTGGACAATTCGGTATCATCACCAAAGCCAGAATCGCCCTTGAGCCAGCCCCCAAAATGGTACTATGCATAAAGGTCATTGCAGAAGTCACAATACATTTTATAGCCATCATTtcgtaatttaaaaaatatctctTCTCATAGGTTAAATGGATCAGGGCACTTTATTCGGACTTTACTTTATTCATTCACGACCAGGAGCTTCTAATATCTGCTGAAGGATCTTTTGATTATATAGAAGGATTTGTCATTATAAATAGAACTGGTTTACTAAATAACTGGAGATCATCTTTCAATCCCAAAGATCCAGTCCAGGCCAACCAGTTCATTTCCGATGATAAAATTCTATTTTGCCTTGAAGTTGCAAAATACTTTAATCCGGATGAGACAGATCATATCGATAAGGCaagaaattttatttcatattcAGTAGCActtaaaatatggttaaaagtTGCTTAGTCTTCTCTACTGTTCTTCAAAATGCAGGATATTGATACCCTTTTATCGGGGTTAAGTAACATCCCTTCCACTCTCTTCCTGTCAGAAGTTTCTTATGTAGATTTTTTAGACAGAGTTCATGTGTCTGAAATAAAACTCCAAGAAAAGGGTTTGTGGGATATGCCGCACCCATGGCTAAATCTTCTCATTCCAAGAAGCAAGATTCATAACTTCGCGCAAGAAGTTTTCGGCAACATTATTAATGACACCAGTAACGGTCCTGTACTGATCTATCCAATAGACAAATCGAGGTACCAATCTTAGAACACATAAACctctaaaatgaaaaatatatctcCCAGTTCAATTTCACAATATGGGTTCCTCtggtttaatttaaaatattaaaagtgaagaGAAAACGTAAAACAACACAATATTTTCGAGGCTACTTTATAAAGGCTTGCACAATACCAGACATAATAGCCTAAGGGCTAAAATTCTTCTAACTTATGCTAATTAGATTACAATCACCACTTTCTAGTAACACATCAAAAAGACATCATAATTTCACTAAAATCACATCTTGTTCCAAAATATGTTCTTTGATTTCGAGCCTTTTCATTCTCGTAGGTGGAAAAAGGAAACATCTTTAATTACACCCGAGGAGGATGTTTTCTACCTAGTCGCGTTCCTATCTTCGGCAAGACCGTCTTCCACCGGAAAAGACGGTCTGGACCACATTTTGTCCCAAAACaacaaaattctaaaattttgtgaaaagtcAGATCTTGGTATCAAACAGTACTTGCCTCATTATAGCTCTCAAGAAGAGTGGAAAGCTCACTTTGGCATTCACTGGGAAGCATTCTTCAGAAGGAAATTGACTTATGATCCCCTCGCAATTTTAGCTCCTGGACAAGGAATCTTTCAAAGAGTACATTCCTTTGACCAACAGCAACCTTAAAGATACATCAGTTTGTGTTATAGCTCAAGGCACATTGATAAAGCCTCATAAATGTAAATGACGTAGAACTTCAAATTATCAATCTCTGTTACGGCTCAACATATTCGCATTTCGCACTTATATTAACTACTGATCTCAGAGATAAAAGCAAAAATTCGCTTTTATGCTTTGTTAATCTTACTATAgactatattaaattaaattatagttAATGTTTAAAGAGCTATTCAAAGATAAGACGCATTGTTCTCAAAGGTAGGGCTGAATCAGCCGCAAGTCCATAAAGGAAATCAGAAATCATTGACAGACAGATCACTTGAACATTTAAAAAGGACTTTTAAGTAGAATGAAGCAGTACTATCTATCACAAACAACAAGTTATTCAGCATAAACTTGTGATTGCAAAATATTCATGTTGAATTATTAGTCCAGCCAAGACCAGGCCGAGCAGTATCTTTCTCTAAATCTTCATAGTCTTCAACATCACGAATATGGGCCTCAAAATCAGTGAAATCACGTGCAACTGGAAGGAAACTACTGATATCATCTGTAGCTCCAAATCCTCCAGCCCTTATAACTTCGTCAGCTGTGGGAGAAGCCTCCATGTATATTGCTTCACAAGAATCTCCAGGTGGCCGGGGTCACATGCTCCTCAACATTCTCATTGCCTTTATCATTGGTTTTACCAACTTCTGGAATGACTTCAAAAGAAGCATACGGTCCAGAATTTTTATCATCTAAATCTTCATA of the Primulina huaijiensis isolate GDHJ02 chromosome 1, ASM1229523v2, whole genome shotgun sequence genome contains:
- the LOC140983080 gene encoding cytokinin dehydrogenase 9-like; this encodes MRHVHSKYHNSFKQKVLVFRVLLFFLHGFAIHREHPFSNHNFVSTTESPHLVPSIMPSTIGILTFDGHLSFENIDHAAKDFGNRYHLMPSAVLYPKSISDISSIIKYIFCMDKSSQLTVAARGRGHSLEGQAQAYGGVVINMESLQMPEMSFHIGKCPYVDVSAGQLWISILHASLEKGLAPKSWTDYLHLTVGGTLSNAGISGQAFRHGPQINNVYQLEVVTGRGEVLTCSKNNNTDLFHAVLGGLGQFGIITKARIALEPAPKMVKWIRALYSDFTLFIHDQELLISAEGSFDYIEGFVIINRTGLLNNWRSSFNPKDPVQANQFISDDKILFCLEVAKYFNPDETDHIDKDIDTLLSGLSNIPSTLFLSEVSYVDFLDRVHVSEIKLQEKGLWDMPHPWLNLLIPRSKIHNFAQEVFGNIINDTSNGPVLIYPIDKSRWKKETSLITPEEDVFYLVAFLSSARPSSTGKDGLDHILSQNNKILKFCEKSDLGIKQYLPHYSSQEEWKAHFGIHWEAFFRRKLTYDPLAILAPGQGIFQRVHSFDQQQP